A single Marinitoga aeolica DNA region contains:
- a CDS encoding 3'-5' exonuclease has protein sequence MLNLLKNNNEFCILDTETTGLNPQNGDRIIEIAVYNIITEESNYFVKDKFVTYINPERSIPYFITKMTGISDFHVIGAPRFFEIADNFLNFIYNKILVIQNVGFDMKFLNRELELVGYNNLSNKTIDTIMMSRKIFKKERKHNLDAIASRLNISKQVSRHSAEGDVIITTEAFVKMRNIILNS, from the coding sequence ATGCTAAATTTGTTGAAAAATAATAATGAATTTTGTATTTTGGATACAGAAACTACAGGTCTTAATCCACAAAATGGTGATAGAATAATAGAAATAGCTGTTTATAATATTATAACTGAAGAAAGTAATTATTTTGTTAAAGATAAGTTTGTTACATATATTAATCCTGAAAGATCTATACCTTATTTTATTACAAAAATGACAGGGATATCGGATTTTCATGTAATAGGTGCTCCTCGATTTTTTGAAATAGCAGATAACTTTTTGAATTTTATATATAATAAGATATTGGTAATTCAAAATGTAGGGTTTGATATGAAATTTTTGAATAGAGAATTAGAATTAGTAGGATATAATAATTTGAGTAATAAAACTATAGATACGATAATGATGTCAAGAAAGATTTTTAAAAAAGAAAGGAAGCATAATCTTGATGCGATTGCTTCAAGATTGAATATTAGTAAACAAGTAAGTCGTCACTCTGCAGAAGGTGATGTGATAATTACAACAGAAGCATTTGTTAAAATGAGAAATATAATATTAAACAGCTGA
- a CDS encoding DNA polymerase domain-containing protein — MITSIWQDPSTKIFYFKENINSDIKQQKRYFNLIFEHTEINKVQKILSKYRINNYVDIDFDWKDIYGKKLINTTLDINYNIFRKIIDEMERNNVYVYGKNIMNIFNSPISEKPEDKKIWFLDIEVNSEDIKNYTGNITSITYYDTYKKNEYILVVYDKKIKSNRNIIKFKSEKEMLIYFNKLIFTEKPDIITGWFSNGFDIPYIISRANYYNINLTAIPGLRHNSFQRDGKYYNSIPGVNLIDFLEMYRRYVLDKPASYKLDIVAKHHNIEGKTEIKGYNYYKSDINKFIEYAGRDVEILVELENKLKLIGLICSLQALIRVPFPILFGTSNSIEHYIQQFILKDKITFRFYERENTGIHVSGAIVLTPPNKTYDNVIVLDFTSLYPNIIATFNISPETLIYNINYNKKHIDLGKILPEEENDKYLPIKFTLEKTGILSSLVKHLLKERLYYKNLKKETDPNNPDYTIYDIKQYNYKILLNSMYGVLGTNNFALHDIRISLAILAAARSALRYVNNTLNNHLFENIKINNRNITFKTHVLYSDTDSSFNYIECSENLSKKDIIEIGNYLADFINKKLPEEFIPKFTEEKIECTLNIEVDKIYKRVRFFGIKKRYFGYDFDGKIITHGVEIVRKDTPESIKEILTTLFLKALNNELTIEDIISQYNKIKQYNIEEIALIKSIRRKDFTKYKTLPNHIKSAIFMESVYNFKYAYDDRLLYYYIKYYNYKHFEKIKNIFNKMPEHNVYYISASIEREHLEEFKKLLYNDFEIDYYTLFQKQVLSSLKQFSEYRNLIEKANLKIKLLEGFPLKAEQLKLFREET, encoded by the coding sequence ATGATAACATCAATTTGGCAAGATCCTTCAACAAAGATTTTCTATTTTAAAGAAAATATAAATTCAGATATAAAACAACAAAAAAGGTATTTTAATCTAATATTTGAGCATACTGAAATAAACAAAGTGCAAAAGATTCTGTCAAAGTACAGAATAAATAATTATGTTGATATAGATTTTGATTGGAAAGATATATATGGAAAAAAGTTAATAAACACTACACTTGATATAAATTATAATATTTTTAGAAAAATTATTGATGAAATGGAAAGAAACAATGTTTATGTGTATGGAAAAAATATAATGAACATATTTAACAGCCCCATTTCCGAAAAACCAGAAGATAAAAAAATATGGTTTTTAGATATTGAAGTGAATAGTGAAGATATTAAAAATTATACAGGAAATATTACTTCTATCACATATTATGATACATATAAAAAAAATGAATATATACTCGTTGTTTATGACAAAAAAATTAAATCCAACAGAAACATCATAAAATTCAAATCGGAAAAAGAAATGTTGATCTATTTCAACAAATTAATCTTTACTGAAAAACCGGATATTATAACTGGTTGGTTTTCAAATGGCTTTGATATACCTTATATTATAAGTAGAGCTAATTATTACAATATAAATCTAACTGCAATTCCTGGTTTAAGACATAATTCTTTTCAAAGAGATGGGAAATATTATAATTCTATTCCCGGTGTAAATTTAATTGATTTTCTGGAAATGTATAGAAGATATGTACTGGATAAACCAGCCTCATATAAACTGGATATTGTAGCCAAACATCATAATATAGAAGGAAAAACAGAAATAAAAGGATATAATTATTATAAAAGCGATATAAATAAGTTTATTGAATATGCAGGCAGAGATGTTGAAATTCTGGTTGAGCTTGAAAATAAATTAAAACTCATAGGTTTAATCTGTTCTTTGCAGGCATTAATTAGAGTTCCTTTTCCTATTCTTTTTGGAACCTCAAATTCTATAGAACATTATATTCAACAATTTATTTTAAAGGACAAAATAACGTTTAGATTTTATGAAAGAGAAAATACCGGTATTCATGTAAGTGGTGCCATTGTTTTAACTCCACCCAATAAAACATATGATAATGTTATAGTCCTGGATTTCACTTCACTTTACCCAAATATAATTGCTACTTTTAATATTTCTCCAGAAACACTTATATATAATATCAATTATAATAAAAAACATATAGATCTCGGGAAAATATTGCCAGAAGAGGAAAACGATAAATATCTTCCTATAAAATTCACATTAGAAAAAACTGGAATATTATCATCTTTAGTAAAACATTTGTTGAAAGAACGTTTATATTATAAAAACCTAAAAAAAGAAACTGATCCCAATAATCCTGATTATACAATTTATGACATAAAACAATATAATTATAAAATTCTTTTAAATTCAATGTATGGTGTTCTTGGTACAAATAATTTTGCTTTACATGATATTAGAATTTCTCTTGCTATATTAGCCGCTGCAAGATCTGCTTTAAGATATGTAAATAATACATTGAATAATCATCTCTTTGAAAACATAAAAATAAATAACCGCAATATAACTTTCAAAACTCATGTATTATATTCAGATACGGATAGTTCTTTTAATTATATTGAATGTAGCGAAAATTTATCAAAAAAAGATATAATAGAAATCGGAAATTATTTAGCAGATTTTATTAACAAAAAACTTCCAGAAGAATTTATCCCTAAATTTACAGAAGAAAAAATAGAATGCACATTAAATATAGAAGTAGATAAGATATATAAGAGAGTGCGTTTTTTTGGCATTAAAAAAAGATATTTTGGTTATGATTTTGATGGCAAAATCATAACTCATGGTGTTGAAATAGTAAGAAAAGACACTCCGGAATCCATAAAAGAGATATTAACCACTTTATTTTTAAAAGCACTAAATAATGAATTAACTATAGAAGATATTATTAGTCAATATAACAAAATAAAACAATATAATATTGAAGAAATTGCATTAATTAAAAGCATTAGAAGAAAGGATTTCACAAAATATAAAACATTACCCAATCATATTAAATCCGCCATATTTATGGAAAGTGTATATAATTTCAAATATGCCTATGATGATAGATTATTGTATTACTATATTAAATATTATAATTATAAGCATTTTGAAAAGATTAAAAATATTTTTAACAAAATGCCCGAACATAATGTCTATTATATTTCTGCAAGTATTGAAAGAGAACATCTTGAAGAATTTAAAAAATTATTATATAATGATTTTGAAATTGACTATTACACTCTTTTCCAAAAACAAGTATTATCTTCTTTGAAGCAATTCTCTGAATATAGAAATTTAATAGAAAAAGCTAATTTAAAAATTAAATTATTAGAAGGTTTTCCTTTAAAAGCAGAACAATTAAAATTATTTAGGGAGGAGACATAA
- a CDS encoding cupin domain-containing protein, with protein MELVKYDSLNKIPGINFDGRKIFTSKKIELVLISLEPGEKVNKHAVPFDTIFFVSKGKGIVEFENNDISVNENDMIFCDKNLEHGLKNNSEDKFNVLVIKIFE; from the coding sequence ATGGAATTAGTAAAATATGATTCTCTGAATAAAATTCCTGGTATTAATTTTGATGGTAGAAAAATATTTACATCAAAAAAAATAGAATTAGTTTTAATAAGTTTAGAACCTGGTGAAAAAGTAAATAAACACGCTGTTCCTTTTGATACTATATTTTTTGTTTCAAAAGGAAAGGGTATAGTTGAATTTGAAAACAATGATATTTCTGTAAATGAAAATGATATGATTTTTTGCGATAAAAATCTTGAACATGGGTTAAAAAATAATTCGGAAGATAAATTTAATGTTTTAGTTATAAAAATATTTGAATAG